In the Opitutia bacterium genome, one interval contains:
- a CDS encoding rhamnogalacturonan acetylesterase, producing the protein MCSSFSASACLLALFPLLSAFPLASTVRAAPSAPREFDLTQPAALGAYTPANGAGFDLGTRPQDNAPFYFSVAAPEGNYRVTVVLGDAAAPAATLVRAESRRLMLATVATAAGEFATRSFIANVRHAALPPPPANAPGASAVALKPREQGSFTWDDKLTLEFNGPAPRVRSIRIEPVDVPTVFLLGDSTVTDQRSDPAASWGQMLPCFFRANIAVANHAESGETMKSFLAESRLAKVLSLTRRGDWMLIQFGHNDQKANWPQTYAEARTTFRAYLKAFIAEAKLRDVQPILVTSPERRTFGPDGKIRSTHGDYPAVVQQVAAEEKIPCLDLRAASAAFYEALGPQRAPLAFNDSGKDATHHNSYGAYLLAACIADAIKRAAPALAAHLAPDFAGFDPRHPPAPESLPFPASPTHTEEKIAGN; encoded by the coding sequence ATCTGTTCCTCTTTCTCGGCGTCCGCCTGTCTCCTCGCGCTCTTCCCGCTCCTCTCCGCGTTCCCCCTCGCGAGCACCGTCCGCGCCGCGCCGTCCGCGCCCCGCGAGTTCGACCTCACCCAACCCGCCGCTCTCGGCGCCTACACTCCCGCCAACGGCGCCGGCTTCGACCTCGGCACGCGCCCGCAAGACAACGCGCCGTTCTATTTCTCCGTCGCTGCGCCCGAGGGAAATTACCGCGTCACCGTCGTCCTCGGCGACGCCGCCGCGCCCGCTGCCACGCTCGTGCGCGCCGAGTCGCGCCGCCTCATGCTCGCCACCGTCGCGACCGCCGCCGGCGAGTTCGCCACGCGCTCGTTCATCGCGAACGTCCGCCACGCCGCGCTCCCGCCTCCGCCCGCCAACGCGCCCGGCGCCAGCGCCGTCGCGCTCAAGCCGCGCGAGCAAGGCTCGTTCACCTGGGACGACAAGCTCACGCTCGAGTTCAACGGCCCCGCGCCACGCGTGCGCTCGATCCGCATCGAGCCGGTCGACGTGCCGACCGTTTTCCTCCTCGGCGACTCCACTGTCACCGACCAGCGCTCCGATCCCGCCGCGAGCTGGGGTCAGATGCTGCCGTGCTTCTTCCGCGCCAACATAGCCGTCGCCAACCACGCCGAGTCGGGCGAGACGATGAAATCCTTCCTCGCCGAAAGCCGCCTCGCCAAGGTCCTCAGCCTCACGCGCCGCGGCGACTGGATGCTGATTCAGTTCGGCCACAACGATCAGAAAGCCAACTGGCCGCAGACCTACGCCGAGGCACGCACCACCTTCCGCGCCTACCTCAAAGCCTTCATCGCCGAAGCGAAACTCCGCGACGTGCAGCCGATCCTCGTGACCTCGCCTGAGCGCCGCACCTTCGGCCCCGACGGCAAGATCCGCAGCACGCATGGCGACTATCCGGCCGTCGTCCAGCAAGTCGCCGCCGAGGAGAAAATTCCCTGCCTCGACCTGCGCGCCGCCAGCGCCGCTTTCTACGAAGCCCTCGGCCCGCAACGCGCCCCGCTCGCCTTCAACGACAGCGGCAAGGACGCCACGCACCACAACTCCTACGGCGCCTACCTCCTCGCCGCCTGCATCGCCGACGCCATCAAGCGCGCCGCGCCCGCGCTCGCCGCCCACCTCGCGCCGGACTTCGCCGGCTTCGATCCGCGCCACCCGCCCGCGCCCGAATCGCTCCCCTTCCCCGCCAGCCCGACCCACACCGAGGAGAAGATCGCCGGCAACTAG